A window from Chryseobacterium vaccae encodes these proteins:
- a CDS encoding SusC/RagA family TonB-linked outer membrane protein yields the protein MKKLTTSLLALVVSSSIAVVHAQEKDTIKAKEIEGVVVTALGIKREKKSLGYASEEVKAAELTGGTTNTGNVASLLSGKVAGLQVNTNNNFGGSANLLIRGYKSLSGGSPLIVIDGSPVNNNTVAGSIFDYGNFLSDINQEDIESINVLKGAAASALYGERGSDGVILIVTKSGRGGNDGSWGVTLTSGITAGFIDKSTFPKYQTKYGAGYGGESWNEDPGPGGYNYANFVDDASYGPAFNPNLLVYQWDSYDPSSPNYGKATPWVAAKNGPIKFFETPVTYVNSITIEKGNKTSNLSLSYSNMLSNGLMPNSELKKNTISAKFNHDFTDKLHASVFTTLTLQGTKGRNETGYSDNIVSGFRQWWQTNVDVVALRNAYENNGHSNFSWNRSASDDPTPQYWNNPYFQRYQSYQSDDRTRIFSYAQLKYDVSKNFGITGKLSYDDLQMVVEERLMNGSLPQVFGASGLNVGSGYSRTNVKNTEMNFDLFANYKFDITPDLNVSGIAGGNVRRNLIDNIFMSTEGGLSKPGLFAISNSVRTILPPDENYAKFVTSSLYATASFGYKNFLFVDGTFRVDQSSNLPKDNNSYSYPSVTGAIILSEFVKQPWLSFWKIRGNYAEVGSSTTNYRLVNTFKARGEGLFDQPFFLANPNLKPQKSKEVEFGMEAQFFRNRLGFDVAIYKTKTLDQIMNLPVSSATGYRTFLVNAGQIDNKGVEVQLNGTPFKTDNFTWDVNVNWSKNENKVIKLNGNSQNYLMATYQNGVSLNARVGQAFGALVGSDYQYDANGNKIVDATTGNYLINDNQVIGNITPDWVGGIRNSFRYKDFSLSFLIDMKQGGDVYSPDMAYGIATGLYQETADYRENGFVNPGVNPNGSINTTPAGDPTSAGSVDGYDVMPDKRFVYDASYVKLREASIGYSLPKSILANTSIRDAKISIVGRNLWIIHKNLPYADPEAGTGNGLAAKGQSIGVLPTTRDIGIDITLKF from the coding sequence ATGAAGAAACTAACAACAAGTCTTCTTGCTTTGGTAGTATCCTCTTCAATTGCTGTAGTTCATGCTCAGGAGAAGGATACCATAAAAGCAAAGGAGATCGAGGGTGTGGTAGTAACCGCACTCGGGATTAAAAGAGAGAAGAAATCTTTAGGATATGCTTCAGAGGAAGTAAAAGCTGCAGAATTAACCGGTGGGACAACGAATACCGGGAACGTAGCATCACTTCTTTCAGGTAAGGTAGCCGGCCTTCAGGTAAATACCAACAACAACTTTGGCGGATCTGCCAATCTACTTATCAGAGGATACAAATCATTGTCCGGTGGATCTCCACTTATTGTTATTGACGGCTCACCGGTAAATAATAATACTGTGGCAGGTTCCATATTCGATTATGGTAACTTTCTGTCAGATATCAATCAAGAAGATATCGAATCCATTAACGTACTGAAGGGTGCAGCGGCATCTGCTCTATACGGGGAGAGAGGAAGTGATGGGGTTATCCTTATCGTTACAAAAAGTGGAAGAGGAGGTAATGATGGCAGCTGGGGAGTTACTCTAACTTCCGGAATCACAGCTGGATTTATTGATAAATCTACTTTCCCGAAATATCAGACCAAATATGGTGCCGGATATGGAGGAGAATCCTGGAATGAAGATCCGGGACCTGGAGGATATAATTATGCCAACTTTGTTGATGATGCCTCTTACGGACCTGCTTTCAACCCTAATCTTCTGGTTTATCAGTGGGATTCATATGATCCTTCATCACCAAACTATGGGAAAGCAACCCCTTGGGTAGCCGCTAAAAACGGCCCGATCAAATTTTTTGAAACACCAGTCACATATGTTAATTCCATCACCATTGAAAAAGGAAACAAGACTTCCAACTTGTCTTTATCTTATTCAAATATGCTTTCCAATGGTCTGATGCCCAACTCCGAGTTGAAAAAAAATACAATCTCTGCTAAGTTTAACCACGACTTTACAGACAAACTTCATGCTTCCGTATTCACAACGTTAACCCTTCAGGGTACCAAAGGAAGAAATGAAACAGGGTATTCAGATAATATTGTTTCAGGTTTCAGGCAATGGTGGCAAACGAATGTAGATGTTGTAGCACTAAGAAATGCCTATGAAAACAATGGACATAGCAATTTTTCATGGAACAGATCGGCATCTGATGATCCAACACCACAATATTGGAACAACCCTTATTTTCAAAGATATCAGAGTTACCAGTCTGACGATAGAACAAGGATATTCAGCTATGCACAGTTAAAATACGACGTTTCCAAGAACTTCGGAATTACAGGTAAGCTGTCTTACGATGATTTACAGATGGTTGTAGAAGAAAGATTAATGAACGGCTCCCTACCTCAGGTGTTTGGTGCATCCGGATTGAACGTAGGTTCAGGATACTCAAGAACCAATGTAAAGAATACCGAGATGAACTTTGATTTATTTGCCAATTACAAATTTGACATTACTCCTGATCTGAATGTGAGTGGTATTGCAGGAGGAAACGTGAGAAGAAATTTAATTGACAATATATTTATGAGCACAGAAGGAGGCCTTTCAAAGCCTGGTTTGTTCGCCATCTCTAATTCTGTGAGAACAATATTACCTCCTGATGAAAATTATGCCAAATTTGTGACTTCAAGTTTATATGCGACAGCATCATTTGGTTATAAAAATTTCTTATTTGTTGACGGAACATTCCGTGTCGACCAATCATCTAACCTGCCAAAAGATAATAATAGCTATTCATACCCTTCTGTTACAGGAGCTATTATCCTTTCAGAATTTGTTAAACAGCCATGGTTAAGCTTCTGGAAAATCAGAGGAAACTATGCTGAAGTAGGTTCTTCTACTACCAATTACAGATTAGTAAATACTTTCAAAGCAAGAGGTGAAGGTTTATTTGATCAACCATTTTTCCTTGCTAATCCAAATTTAAAGCCGCAGAAGTCTAAGGAAGTGGAATTTGGAATGGAAGCTCAATTCTTCAGAAACAGATTAGGATTTGATGTGGCTATTTATAAAACAAAGACTCTTGATCAGATTATGAATTTACCGGTTTCTTCTGCAACAGGATATAGAACATTCCTGGTAAACGCCGGACAGATTGATAATAAAGGGGTAGAAGTGCAATTGAACGGAACACCATTCAAAACCGATAATTTTACCTGGGATGTTAATGTCAACTGGTCTAAAAACGAGAATAAGGTAATTAAACTCAATGGAAATTCTCAAAACTACTTAATGGCAACCTATCAGAACGGAGTTTCTTTGAATGCCCGTGTAGGACAAGCATTTGGAGCTTTGGTTGGGTCAGATTATCAGTATGATGCTAATGGGAATAAAATTGTAGATGCTACAACAGGTAATTATTTAATCAATGATAATCAGGTAATTGGAAATATTACCCCTGATTGGGTAGGAGGAATAAGAAACAGCTTCCGCTATAAAGATTTTTCTCTAAGCTTCCTTATTGATATGAAACAGGGCGGGGATGTATATTCTCCGGATATGGCTTATGGAATAGCAACAGGGTTATACCAAGAGACAGCTGATTACAGAGAAAACGGATTTGTGAATCCGGGTGTCAATCCAAACGGAAGTATTAATACTACACCTGCTGGAGATCCAACCAGTGCAGGAAGTGTAGACGGATACGATGTTATGCCAGATAAAAGGT